The segment aaaaataatatatatatatatatatatatatatatatataataaaatgaatgCGGAGATGAAAGGTACACATTTGAAAAGTGTAGAGTGTCCTGAAAAATctaatataaaatacaGCAATCTAAAACAAAAAGATAATAGTGATAATGAAGAGAAAGGCACCATCacattaaataaagaagaaataaattattctaaaacttttttaacaaaaaatagtatattaaaagatgaaaaggctattaatatacataataatgataagaattataataaGGTTATTTCCGATAATAAAGATGTATATGATATACATTGTGAAACTAATGACGCTATACTTGTagataaaaaaagagatatgcatgataaaaataataaagaaaattgtgatattaataaaaaaaattttaataataatataacagatataaaattatctgatgatgataaagaAACGAAAGATGATgcaaatgaaaaatataataaaggaGATTATGAAGGAGCATTAAAAATATGGGAACGGGGTTTAAGATCAATTAATTATGTTTTATCTAAAAGAGATGAATTAAATACTGAAAGATTAGAAGCCTTTTTAAAGATGCATACTACATATTGTAGTAACATTGCACAAGgttatatgaaaataaataaatattctgaatgtgtaaaatattcattattagcacaagaaaatgataaaaataatattaagatatattttagGTTAGCTAAAGGTTATTTTATGTTAGGTGAATATGATAAATCTATTAAAGTACTGAATGAAGgtattaaaattaataaagatacttctttaattaatttattgaaattagttttaaaaaaaaaacaaacacatttggaaaaagaaaaacatatgatgaaacatatttttcaaaatcTTAAACAAAAACCTTtaataaatgatgataataataccaaatcattttttttttatatctcctcttctttaaaattcttattcatatttatttatgcctttttaatgaaaatatacaatttGGTTTTGGGTACAATAATGGACAAATTTTGTAAGATGcataaaagataaatataataacaaaagGATTTAGAAGGctctaaatatatacatatataaatatatatacatatatatatatatatatatatatattaataaggttatattatttgtatatattttttattttacatcattatttatcatttattttaattatgattttttttattttattattattattattttttttttttgtattgTTTAGTATGCATATAATATGCCCTATACATAacttttaatttatattaccattttaacaaattttaaaatttatacatatgtatgagaatatatatatatatatatatatatattttccattataacaatttaagtaatttttacataaagtaaaaaaaaaaataatatttttaaaaataagctatttatatttaaaattacATAACTCAAACGATacaattttaaaaatgagataagaaaatataattatatttcattttaatgatattttaatatatatatatatatataagttgactttttgataaattttatatatatacatgtaaatatatatacaaattaatatatataaacaataaaaaatggGGTAGTAGAAAAATTGGacaaaaaacaaaaaagattaaacaaaaaacaaattaagTGTTTTAAAAgggaaatatatttgtatatatatatatatacaaatatttttatatatataacttgaaaagagtatataaaaaaaaggggaggaaaaaaaaaaaaaaatgcaatgaaatattaataataatgtttattataacataaacagtatatatttgaaaGTGACAAAAGAATATCATATCTACatagaatataaatataaaatggaataaaattaatatatatatatatatatatatatatatatacaaatatattacatatataatcaatgcacttgtaataataataataaaggaatgaagaaatatatacataatatttatatttgcacatacatatattattatatacacacatgaaaatatacaaatattatgaacaaATTCATACTTTCACAAAGgaatttaaaatatacattaaaataattttcgttcctataattatatatatcctttAACATATCCTTAATATGTTATGttgtataatttatttttcattttattttttttattttattgtattttttttttttttttttcttttcatctaattattataatatattattataatatctCTTCTTTGTATTCTAATTGAGATCGCTGCAATATTGGTAAGAATTCATCCTTTCCTCTTATCAATCTCTTCGTATCTGCATCTACCACAAATTTGGGTATATTTCTATAAAGTTGCTCAAGAAAGTCATCTGAAACATCTGGCCCTAAAGTTGAAACTAAATCACGAACTCTTAATTGCAATTCGTGTCTAGTACTTATTA is part of the Plasmodium reichenowi strain SY57 chromosome 12, whole genome shotgun sequence genome and harbors:
- a CDS encoding tetratricopeptide repeat family protein, putative → MNAEMKGTHLKSVECPEKSNIKYSNLKQKDNSDNEEKGTITLNKEEINYSKTFLTKNSILKDEKAINIHNNDKNYNKVISDNKDVYDIHCETNDAILVDKKRDMHDKNNKENCDINKKNFNNNITDIKLSDDDKETKDDANEKYNKGDYEGALKIWERGLRSINYVLSKRDELNTERLEAFLKMHTTYCSNIAQGYMKINKYSECVKYSLLAQENDKNNIKIYFRLAKGYFMLGEYDKSIKVLNEGIKINKDTSLINLLKLVLKKKQTHLEKEKHMMKHIFQNLKQKPLINDDNNTKSFFFYISSSLKFLFIFIYAFLMKIYNLVLGTIMDKFCKMHKR